The genomic stretch AAAGATCCTACAATTACTCTGAGCCCGGCGGAGGAAACGAATTCGACATTGGACATATCCAATACGATATTTTGCTCGTTTGCCTTCCGGATATGATCCATGAACGCCTGTTCGATCTTATGGGTATTATGAACATCCATGTTCCCGATAAGATGAATCACCCTGGAGTTCCCTTTGATTTCTACTGTAAGTTCCATCCTTTCCTCAGTCGCTTAACGAAAGTATTTTTGGAGAGTAAGAACATTTCTTCCCTCCTCGATTTTATAATCCACAACGTCCATCAACGTCTCTATTAAATAAACGCCGAAGCCGCCTTTTCTTTTTCCAGAAAGATTTTCTTCAATGGAAGGATCTTTGACTGTCCTTCGATCGAATCCTCTTCCGGAATCCGTCAATACGATCGTGATAGAATCTTCAGTGAACCGAATTTTACAATCGAATTTCGGATTTCGGAGGAGAGTATCCTGGTAACCGTGCATTACGATATTCGTCGCCGCCTCATCGCAGGCTAAAAGTATATCATCTCTTAGGAAATCCGGTAGATTTCTTACCTTGATCGTATCGTAAATAAACTCTCTAAAAATCGGAATTTGAGCCGTATTCGCGTCAAAGGTCCTAAAAAATTGGAAATCGTCATTGTACTTCAGAAGAAGTACGGTAAAATCGTCGAAAGGTTCTTTTCCAGCAGAGAAATCCCGAACCGTGTGATACAATTCTTCCACGATTTTCTTAGCGGGAAGATGTCGTCTCAATTGAATCTCTTCGATCATTCTTTCTAGACCGAATTCATTTCCCTGAGAGTCCTTTTCTTCTACCGCTCCATCCGTATAAAGAACGAAGATATCTCCCGGTTTTACTCGGAAATTTCCCCCTTTGTATTTTGCGGTGGGAATGACTCCCAGAGGAGGACCCTGGCCTTTTAA from Leptospira semungkisensis encodes the following:
- a CDS encoding STAS domain-containing protein translates to MELTVEIKGNSRVIHLIGNMDVHNTHKIEQAFMDHIRKANEQNIVLDMSNVEFVSSAGLRVIVGSLRVCKEREIQLKLAALRPAVRKVFEIIDMDSLFRIYDTVDSSLQ